A region from the Kineothrix sp. IPX-CK genome encodes:
- a CDS encoding LacI family DNA-binding transcriptional regulator has translation MPEITIKDIAKQCGVGISTVSRAINNHPDINPETKNMIMDVIKATGFVPNNSARNLKRIDAKSIAVLVKGITNPLFSDMIKVIEEETQKKKYSLVLKHVEYYEDEVDVALELVKEKRLRGIIFLGGYFFHSQEKIENLTVPYIFSTIGTAVPENISRVLYSSIAVDDRKESYVMTAHLIGLGHRNVAILSAESEINSIGQLRLEGYRDALSEAGIAFNEKLVRRVEDDIEHYSMENGYITAKKLIESGEKFTAIFATADMLAVGACRALLEAGMRIPEDVSVAGYDGIDVGKYYNPAITTIKQPVKEMAKTTIKLLFDIIAGRKSYEHIVFPAELIVRESTGPAKG, from the coding sequence ATGCCTGAAATTACTATTAAGGATATTGCAAAGCAGTGCGGAGTAGGCATCAGTACGGTTTCCAGAGCTATCAATAATCATCCGGACATTAATCCCGAGACGAAGAACATGATTATGGATGTGATAAAGGCTACGGGTTTTGTTCCGAATAACAGCGCGAGGAATTTGAAAAGAATCGATGCAAAAAGCATTGCGGTGCTCGTAAAGGGTATTACGAATCCGCTTTTTTCCGATATGATCAAGGTAATTGAAGAAGAGACGCAGAAGAAAAAGTATTCTCTCGTACTTAAGCATGTAGAGTATTACGAGGACGAGGTGGATGTTGCCTTAGAGCTGGTGAAGGAAAAAAGGCTTCGTGGAATCATTTTCCTGGGAGGCTATTTCTTCCATTCGCAGGAGAAGATCGAGAACCTTACGGTACCTTACATATTCAGTACTATAGGAACTGCTGTGCCGGAGAATATCAGCAGAGTGTTATATTCCAGCATAGCGGTGGACGATAGAAAGGAAAGCTATGTCATGACCGCTCATCTTATCGGTCTTGGACATCGGAATGTAGCGATTCTGTCGGCAGAGTCCGAAATTAACAGTATCGGACAGCTTCGGTTGGAGGGGTACAGGGATGCTCTTTCGGAGGCAGGCATCGCCTTCAATGAGAAACTTGTGCGCCGGGTGGAGGATGACATCGAGCATTATTCCATGGAAAACGGATATATTACGGCGAAAAAGCTCATCGAATCCGGTGAAAAATTTACCGCAATATTCGCCACCGCGGATATGCTGGCGGTGGGAGCATGCAGGGCTCTTTTGGAAGCGGGCATGAGAATCCCGGAAGATGTCTCCGTCGCAGGATATGACGGCATAGACGTAGGGAAATATTATAATCCGGCAATTACTACCATCAAACAGCCGGTTAAGGAGATGGCAAAGACTACCATCAAGCTGCTGTTCGACATCATTGCCGGACGGAAATCCTATGAACACATTGTATTTCCGGCAGAGCTGATCGTGCGGGAATCCACTGGACCGGCGAAGGGCTAA
- a CDS encoding metal-sensing transcriptional repressor gives MKQCMDSDNLHRRLSKIVGQVQAIDRMVDEDVPCEDILSQINAAKSALHKVGQVVLEGHINHCVKDGIEHGDADKTIASFTKAVERFANMT, from the coding sequence ATGAAACAGTGTATGGATTCCGATAATCTGCATCGGCGCCTGAGCAAGATCGTTGGTCAGGTACAGGCAATTGACAGAATGGTGGACGAGGATGTTCCCTGTGAAGACATACTTTCACAAATCAATGCGGCGAAATCTGCTCTCCATAAAGTTGGACAAGTGGTTTTAGAGGGTCATATTAACCATTGTGTAAAGGATGGAATCGAGCACGGCGATGCCGACAAGACGATAGCGAGTTTTACAAAAGCGGTGGAACGTTTTGCCAATATGACTTAA
- a CDS encoding sugar ABC transporter permease, with translation MEKTLKKYFLIFTLPTVIAFAFAFIIPFVQGVYLSFCKFTTVSNAKWVGFDNYKTAFSGGQGFTSALGFTVSFTVISVLTINLFAFAIALLLTRKIKGTNIFRTVFFMPNLIGGIVLGYTWQQMINAILYKYETTIVSNATYGFWGLVLLMNWQMIGYMMIIYIAGLQNVPGDLIEAAKIDGATPWQTLIKVKIPMVMSSVTICLFLTLSNSFKLFDQNKALTDGAPMKKTQMLALNIYETFYGRTGYEGVGQAKAVVFFIIVALIALVQLSFTRSKEVEH, from the coding sequence ATGGAAAAGACATTAAAAAAATATTTTTTGATATTTACCCTTCCTACGGTAATAGCCTTCGCGTTTGCTTTTATTATTCCCTTTGTGCAGGGGGTGTATTTATCTTTTTGTAAATTCACCACGGTAAGCAATGCGAAATGGGTAGGGTTTGATAATTACAAAACGGCCTTCTCCGGCGGGCAGGGATTTACAAGCGCTTTGGGCTTCACAGTGTCATTTACGGTAATCAGCGTATTGACGATCAATTTATTTGCATTTGCGATTGCGCTATTACTTACGAGAAAAATCAAAGGAACGAATATATTCAGAACTGTATTTTTTATGCCGAACTTAATCGGCGGTATTGTGCTTGGCTATACATGGCAGCAGATGATTAATGCTATTTTATATAAATATGAAACGACGATCGTATCCAATGCGACCTACGGTTTTTGGGGCTTAGTGCTCCTTATGAATTGGCAGATGATAGGCTATATGATGATCATCTACATCGCCGGCCTTCAAAATGTGCCGGGAGATTTGATAGAAGCAGCGAAGATTGACGGAGCGACGCCATGGCAGACCTTGATCAAGGTCAAAATCCCGATGGTAATGTCCTCCGTTACGATTTGTTTGTTCTTAACGCTGTCAAACAGCTTTAAGCTGTTCGATCAGAACAAGGCGCTTACTGACGGCGCGCCGATGAAAAAGACACAGATGCTTGCGCTGAACATTTACGAGACCTTCTATGGAAGGACCGGATATGAGGGTGTTGGTCAGGCGAAGGCAGTAGTATTTTTTATCATAGTAGCGCTCATTGCGTTAGTGCAGTTATCGTTTACGAGAAGTAAGGAGGTAGAGCATTGA
- a CDS encoding carbohydrate ABC transporter permease, producing the protein MTSAKSRFSNKIFFVLLSVLTVAILYPLLFILNNSFKGKFFISKDPFSLPDSETFVGLTNYVNGLIKTGLFKAIGWSFFITIISVGLIILFTSMTAYYITRVKSRYSTILYYMFVFSMIVPFQMVMFTMTSLADKFHLRNPLGMCLLYLGFGAGLSVFMFAGFVKSIPLEIEEAAMIDGCNPLQTFFGVVFPILKPTAITVAILNAMWIWNDFLLPYLVIGISTQYKTIPVVVQMLVGSNGNKDMGALMAMLVLSIIPIVIFYLTCQKYIIEGVVAGAVKG; encoded by the coding sequence ATGACATCGGCAAAAAGCAGATTTTCCAATAAAATATTTTTTGTGTTGTTAAGTGTTTTGACAGTCGCGATACTTTATCCGCTGCTGTTTATTTTAAATAACTCCTTTAAAGGGAAATTTTTCATCAGTAAGGACCCTTTTTCCCTTCCCGATTCGGAGACTTTTGTAGGGCTTACAAACTATGTGAACGGTTTGATCAAGACGGGACTTTTCAAGGCCATCGGCTGGTCGTTTTTCATTACGATCATTTCCGTCGGACTGATCATACTGTTCACCTCCATGACTGCATATTACATTACGAGGGTAAAGTCCAGGTATTCCACGATTCTGTATTATATGTTCGTGTTTTCCATGATCGTACCCTTCCAAATGGTCATGTTTACGATGACCAGCCTTGCGGATAAGTTTCATTTAAGAAACCCTCTGGGAATGTGCTTATTGTATCTTGGTTTCGGGGCGGGCTTGTCCGTATTCATGTTTGCGGGCTTTGTGAAATCCATTCCGTTAGAAATAGAAGAAGCGGCCATGATCGACGGCTGCAATCCGTTACAGACTTTTTTTGGAGTGGTATTTCCGATACTCAAGCCTACGGCGATCACGGTAGCCATTTTAAATGCGATGTGGATATGGAACGACTTCCTTCTGCCCTATTTGGTAATCGGTATCAGTACGCAGTATAAGACGATTCCGGTTGTAGTACAGATGCTCGTGGGCTCTAACGGGAATAAGGATATGGGAGCGCTCATGGCGATGCTGGTATTGTCGATTATTCCCATCGTTATATTCTATCTGACATGTCAGAAATACATTATCGAAGGCGTTGTAGCCGGAGCGGTGAAGGGTTAA
- the malQ gene encoding 4-alpha-glucanotransferase, which produces MRKGGILLPVSSIPSKYGIGTFSRQAYEFVDFLEKAGQRYWQILPLGPTGYGDSPYQSFSTFAGNPYYIDLEALVKEGWITEEDCNACDFGSDDMYVDYEKIYLSRSKILKKAYKKSKIAKNEKFQEFKKENAHWLFDYALYMAVKNSFKGVSWIEWDEDIKLRKASAMKAYEEKYAEEVEFYEFQQFLFAKQWFALKEYANKKNISIVGDIPIYVAFDSADTWANPELFQLDGTCTPIGVAGCPPDAFSATGQLWGNPLYEWKYHQKTDYEWWMRRITYCYVLYDVVRIDHFRGFDEYYAIPYGDPTAEFGEWKKGPGYDIFKVMKAKLGNKSVIAEDLGFLTPSVIKLVNKTGYPGMKILQFAFDSREESDYLPHNYTNNSVVYTGTHDNDTTVGWYTTFNRRDKNFAKRYLNIKTKKDIHWDFIRAALASVADTAIIPVQDYLGLGSEARINTPSTLGDNWKWRLLPGQLDDELAERIRKITKLYGRI; this is translated from the coding sequence ATGAGAAAAGGCGGCATTTTATTACCGGTATCGAGCATTCCGTCTAAGTACGGCATCGGTACGTTTTCCAGGCAGGCGTATGAGTTTGTCGATTTTTTGGAAAAGGCAGGGCAGAGATATTGGCAGATACTTCCTCTCGGTCCTACAGGGTACGGAGATTCTCCGTATCAATCCTTTTCCACTTTTGCAGGGAATCCGTATTATATAGATCTGGAGGCTCTCGTTAAGGAGGGATGGATTACCGAAGAGGACTGTAATGCATGCGATTTCGGAAGCGATGACATGTATGTGGATTATGAAAAAATCTACCTGTCGCGGTCGAAAATATTGAAAAAGGCATATAAGAAAAGCAAGATAGCTAAGAATGAGAAATTTCAGGAATTCAAGAAGGAGAATGCACACTGGCTCTTCGACTATGCACTTTATATGGCGGTAAAAAATTCCTTCAAGGGCGTAAGCTGGATAGAATGGGATGAGGATATCAAGCTGCGCAAGGCTTCCGCTATGAAGGCTTATGAGGAGAAATACGCGGAGGAAGTGGAATTCTATGAATTTCAGCAATTCCTTTTCGCGAAGCAGTGGTTTGCATTGAAGGAATATGCCAATAAGAAAAATATAAGTATTGTAGGAGATATTCCTATCTATGTAGCTTTTGACAGTGCGGATACATGGGCTAACCCGGAACTGTTTCAGTTGGATGGCACTTGTACTCCTATCGGGGTGGCAGGCTGTCCGCCGGACGCTTTTTCCGCTACCGGTCAATTGTGGGGAAACCCTCTCTATGAATGGAAATACCACCAAAAAACAGACTATGAATGGTGGATGCGCCGAATCACCTATTGTTATGTGCTTTATGATGTAGTAAGGATTGACCATTTCAGGGGATTCGACGAATATTATGCCATTCCCTACGGCGATCCGACCGCAGAGTTCGGAGAGTGGAAGAAGGGGCCGGGCTACGACATTTTCAAGGTCATGAAAGCTAAGCTTGGCAACAAATCGGTGATTGCAGAGGATCTGGGCTTCCTTACGCCAAGTGTCATCAAGCTGGTAAATAAGACCGGCTATCCGGGGATGAAGATTTTACAGTTTGCCTTCGATTCGAGAGAGGAAAGCGACTATCTTCCTCATAACTACACGAACAATTCCGTAGTCTATACGGGAACTCACGATAACGATACGACAGTAGGCTGGTATACCACCTTTAACAGAAGAGATAAGAACTTTGCCAAGCGATATTTAAACATAAAGACGAAAAAGGATATTCATTGGGATTTTATCCGCGCCGCGTTAGCCAGCGTTGCGGACACGGCGATCATTCCGGTTCAGGATTATCTTGGCCTTGGCTCGGAGGCGAGAATCAATACGCCCTCCACCTTGGGGGATAATTGGAAATGGCGGCTGCTTCCGGGTCAGCTTGACGATGAGCTGGCGGAAAGAATCCGGAAGATAACAAAGCTATACGGAAGAATTTAA
- a CDS encoding CYTH domain-containing protein: MEIERKFTIKELPDNLSSYPSHHIEQAYLNVDPVIRIRKQDEEYYLTYKGKGLFAREEYNLPLNKESYYHLLEKCDGNTISKRRYLIPAGGSSLTIELDIFDEPHAPLVIAEVEFSTVEEAESFLPPEWFGEDVTYDHRYHNSNLI, translated from the coding sequence ATGGAAATCGAAAGAAAGTTCACAATAAAAGAATTGCCCGATAACCTCAGTTCTTATCCGTCTCACCATATAGAGCAGGCTTATCTTAACGTAGATCCCGTCATCCGGATCAGAAAACAGGACGAGGAATATTATCTGACCTATAAAGGAAAAGGACTCTTTGCAAGAGAGGAATACAACCTGCCTTTAAACAAAGAATCCTATTATCATCTGCTCGAAAAATGCGACGGCAATACGATATCCAAACGAAGATATTTGATTCCCGCAGGCGGTTCTTCACTTACCATCGAGCTGGACATCTTTGACGAGCCGCACGCTCCCCTCGTTATTGCCGAAGTAGAGTTCTCCACGGTGGAGGAAGCGGAGTCTTTTCTCCCTCCCGAATGGTTCGGCGAGGATGTGACCTATGACCATAGATACCATAATTCCAACTTGATTTAG